Proteins found in one Paenibacillus sp. FSL R10-2782 genomic segment:
- a CDS encoding flavin prenyltransferase UbiX, translating to MNHNQVSNHQGKRIVIGITGASGSIYGVRLVETLLDLQYTVHLIVSNAGWRVLKEELGWNVTDRERALNDKFGSRPGSLVYHPFTDIGASIASGSYLVDAMVIMPCSMGTLSAVAHGSSDNLMARAADVMMKEGRPLILVPRETPLHAIHLENMLKLARLGVKMIPAMPAFYFHPKTLDDMVLFLVGKVLDSLRIEHQLFTRWGDSDADTGHQDNHNRKN from the coding sequence ATGAATCATAATCAGGTGAGCAACCATCAAGGCAAACGAATCGTTATTGGCATTACAGGCGCGAGCGGAAGCATTTATGGGGTACGACTGGTAGAGACACTACTTGATTTGCAATATACAGTTCACCTGATTGTTTCCAACGCCGGCTGGCGGGTACTGAAAGAGGAATTAGGCTGGAACGTGACTGACCGGGAGAGGGCGCTGAATGACAAATTCGGAAGCCGTCCCGGTTCTCTTGTATACCATCCATTCACGGATATTGGCGCCTCAATTGCGAGCGGCTCCTATCTGGTGGATGCGATGGTTATCATGCCTTGCTCAATGGGTACGTTGTCCGCAGTGGCGCACGGCTCGTCCGATAATCTCATGGCGCGTGCAGCAGACGTGATGATGAAGGAAGGCCGACCGCTCATTCTGGTGCCTCGTGAGACGCCGCTGCATGCCATTCATTTGGAAAATATGCTTAAGCTTGCAAGGCTTGGGGTCAAAATGATTCCTGCTATGCCGGCTTTTTACTTTCATCCGAAGACGCTGGATGATATGGTGTTGTTCCTCGTAGGCAAAGTATTGGACAGCTTGCGTATTGAACATCAACTGTTTACGAGATGGGGGGACTCCGATGCCGACACCGGACACCAAGACAATCACAATCGGAAAAATTAA
- a CDS encoding menaquinone biosynthesis protein, with product MPTPDTKTITIGKIKYTNAWPIFHYFNPSQLLHPAELVSRVPAELNRSMLKGDLDISAMSSFAYASGAEDMLLLPDLSVSADGPVQSILLFSRKPLDEIKNGTIALTNTSATSVNLLKILMQKAWEGQPSYFDCEPDLDLMLEQADAGLLIGDHAIKASWRRDGLYVTDLGEEWKCWTGYSMTFAVWAVRRAFAAQNPDAVTEVANAFRASKQCSLSDLTSVISEACKEIGGLRDYWERYFTNLCYDFGEKEQKGLELYFQYAHELGLLDRRVKPLLWSDNTLTRVKE from the coding sequence ATGCCGACACCGGACACCAAGACAATCACAATCGGAAAAATTAAATATACAAATGCTTGGCCCATTTTTCATTATTTTAATCCTTCACAGCTTCTCCATCCGGCGGAGCTGGTTTCTAGAGTCCCGGCTGAATTGAACCGAAGCATGCTGAAAGGAGATTTGGACATCAGCGCGATGTCCTCCTTTGCTTATGCATCCGGTGCCGAGGATATGCTGCTGTTGCCGGATCTGTCTGTCAGCGCAGACGGTCCAGTGCAATCCATTTTGCTGTTCTCACGCAAGCCGTTGGATGAAATTAAAAACGGAACGATTGCGTTGACGAATACGTCTGCAACATCCGTGAATTTGTTGAAAATTTTGATGCAGAAGGCGTGGGAAGGACAACCTTCCTATTTCGACTGCGAGCCGGATTTGGACCTGATGCTAGAGCAGGCGGATGCGGGGCTGTTGATTGGAGATCATGCGATCAAGGCATCCTGGCGGCGTGATGGTCTGTACGTTACGGACCTCGGAGAAGAGTGGAAATGTTGGACGGGTTACAGTATGACTTTTGCCGTATGGGCAGTACGCCGTGCTTTTGCTGCACAGAATCCTGATGCGGTAACTGAAGTAGCGAATGCATTTCGTGCAAGCAAGCAGTGCAGCCTGTCTGATCTGACGTCTGTTATTTCTGAAGCCTGCAAGGAAATTGGAGGCCTGCGGGATTATTGGGAGCGCTACTTTACTAATCTGTGTTATGATTTTGGAGAGAAGGAACAAAAGGGTTTAGAGCTATATTTTCAGTATGCGCATGAACTGGGGCTGCTTGACCGACGAGTGAAGCCGCTTCTCTGGAGTGACAATACGCTGACACGGGTGAAAGAATGA
- a CDS encoding UbiA-like polyprenyltransferase: MFKKIAIFLEMIKIEHTLFALPFAFMGAVLGSVVVMDTLPSWSQIGWILLAMVGARSAAFGFNRMIDRVIDAKNPRTAGRAIPAGLLKSSEVVIFIIVSLVLLFWASFKLSPLAFKLFPLAFFMLVFYSYTKRFTWLCHFVLGLTIGLAPLGAWVAVTGQIDLTAIVLYLTIAFWTAGFDIIYACQDIDFDQNEGVYSIPARFGVAGALNIARAFHVITAIGFIVLFFITDLSWWYLAGMIISYIILFYEHYIVSPKDLSRVQTAFFTMNGVLSMVVFAFTLVDLVVRQYL, from the coding sequence ATGTTTAAGAAAATTGCTATTTTTTTGGAAATGATTAAAATTGAACATACGTTATTTGCGCTCCCATTTGCATTTATGGGGGCTGTATTGGGGTCAGTTGTTGTGATGGACACGCTTCCTTCGTGGTCGCAGATCGGATGGATCTTGCTGGCTATGGTTGGCGCACGTAGCGCGGCTTTCGGCTTCAATCGCATGATCGACCGTGTTATAGATGCGAAAAATCCACGTACGGCAGGACGTGCCATCCCGGCGGGGCTGCTCAAGTCGAGCGAAGTGGTCATTTTCATCATCGTCAGTCTGGTGCTGTTGTTCTGGGCATCATTCAAGCTAAGTCCGCTGGCGTTCAAGCTGTTCCCGCTGGCCTTTTTTATGCTCGTTTTTTACTCTTACACCAAGCGTTTTACCTGGCTTTGCCACTTCGTACTGGGTCTGACCATTGGATTGGCGCCGCTGGGCGCGTGGGTTGCAGTGACGGGGCAAATAGATTTAACTGCAATCGTGTTATATCTCACGATTGCATTTTGGACGGCTGGATTTGATATTATTTATGCTTGTCAGGATATTGATTTTGACCAGAATGAGGGCGTTTATTCCATTCCTGCCCGTTTTGGTGTAGCAGGTGCGCTCAACATCGCCCGAGCATTCCATGTCATTACGGCGATTGGATTTATTGTTCTATTCTTTATTACAGATTTAAGCTGGTGGTATCTGGCGGGCATGATTATTTCGTACATTATCTTATTCTATGAGCACTATATCGTATCTCCGAAGGACCTGAGTCGTGTGCAGACGGCGTTCTTTACGATGAACGGTGTACTAAGCATGGTCGTATTTGCTTTTACACTGGTTGATTTGGTGGTGCGTCAATACTTATGA
- a CDS encoding heptaprenyl diphosphate synthase component 1, with amino-acid sequence MKLYRVPQLARKYVEYDMIQQHTEMPAFPDSRTRLLFMFLNRNAQELHASEDELYALVTSLVQMGLDTHDMIDTLSGTRSSEEMRSRQLKVLAGDYFSSRFYQLLALAGSITAISKLSDAVCEVNAGKMSLYWEMKHFRLNAAQYLTQMVRFKKELFLSFTSLVAEQDREVWEQLLNEFALCDTLAEEWDKRAVPDKSRFGYMFWHVYGNGDPNERELLSENSPDADAWRELILKYKAEATILDKLRIAVTHIRQILSDDRNTGIEGFERMLEPFLKLLNSPHPVVREG; translated from the coding sequence ATGAAACTGTATCGCGTACCCCAATTAGCAAGGAAATATGTGGAATATGACATGATTCAACAACATACGGAAATGCCAGCTTTTCCTGACAGCCGTACCCGTCTGTTGTTTATGTTTTTGAACCGGAATGCGCAGGAGCTGCATGCAAGCGAGGATGAACTGTACGCACTGGTTACCTCACTCGTGCAGATGGGGCTGGATACGCATGATATGATTGATACTCTGTCGGGAACACGGAGCTCGGAGGAAATGCGTTCCAGACAGCTGAAAGTGTTAGCCGGGGACTATTTTAGCAGCCGCTTTTATCAGTTGCTTGCATTGGCAGGCAGCATTACGGCCATTTCGAAGCTGAGTGATGCTGTATGTGAAGTAAATGCGGGGAAAATGAGTCTGTACTGGGAAATGAAGCATTTTCGTCTGAACGCGGCACAGTATTTAACTCAGATGGTTCGTTTTAAAAAGGAGCTTTTTTTATCCTTTACTTCACTTGTGGCAGAACAGGATCGGGAAGTTTGGGAACAGCTTCTCAACGAATTTGCGCTCTGTGATACACTGGCAGAGGAATGGGACAAGCGTGCAGTACCGGATAAGTCCCGATTCGGATATATGTTCTGGCATGTTTATGGTAATGGTGACCCAAATGAACGGGAACTATTGTCAGAGAACAGTCCAGACGCTGATGCATGGCGAGAGCTTATTCTGAAGTACAAAGCCGAGGCCACAATACTGGACAAGCTCCGCATAGCTGTTACACACATCCGGCAGATCCTGTCAGATGATCGAAATACGGGGATTGAGGGATTCGAACGCATGCTGGAGCCTTTCCTGAAGCTGCTGAATAGTCCACACCCGGTTGTGAGGGAAGGTTAG
- a CDS encoding demethylmenaquinone methyltransferase: MGSSDTKPKEQFVHGVFESIAGKYDLMNDILSFRRHKAWRKFTMKKMNMDHGDTAIDLCCGTCDWTLAMARASESGHIVGLDFSQNMLNVGERKIASEARENQIKLVRGNAMELPFEANSFDYATIGFGLRNVPDLRRVLQEMQRVVKPGGQVVCLELSKPTWQPFKGIYYAYFQHILPMLGKLFAKRYEQYKWLPDSLALFPGRDELSGIFREVGLKDVQAHSLTGGIAALHIGIKESQHV, from the coding sequence ATGGGATCAAGTGACACCAAGCCGAAAGAGCAATTCGTTCATGGCGTGTTTGAAAGCATTGCAGGTAAATACGACTTGATGAACGATATACTGAGCTTTCGCAGACATAAGGCTTGGCGTAAATTTACGATGAAAAAAATGAACATGGACCACGGGGATACGGCAATCGACCTTTGCTGTGGTACGTGTGACTGGACGCTCGCGATGGCGCGTGCAAGTGAAAGTGGTCACATCGTAGGGCTGGATTTTAGCCAGAACATGCTAAATGTAGGCGAGCGCAAGATTGCGTCGGAAGCTCGTGAAAACCAGATCAAGCTTGTTCGGGGCAACGCGATGGAGCTGCCTTTTGAAGCCAATTCTTTTGACTACGCAACAATTGGCTTTGGTCTGCGCAATGTGCCTGATCTGCGCCGCGTGTTGCAGGAAATGCAGCGGGTCGTCAAACCGGGCGGGCAGGTTGTATGTCTGGAGCTGTCCAAGCCTACATGGCAGCCGTTCAAGGGAATTTACTACGCATATTTTCAACACATCTTGCCCATGCTCGGCAAATTGTTCGCCAAACGTTATGAGCAATACAAATGGCTCCCTGATTCGTTGGCGCTTTTTCCGGGAAGGGATGAGCTGTCAGGCATCTTCCGCGAAGTCGGATTAAAGGATGTACAGGCTCATTCACTTACTGGAGGCATTGCGGCATTGCATATTGGAATCAAGGAGAGTCAGCATGTTTAA
- the mtrB gene encoding trp RNA-binding attenuation protein MtrB yields MEDNVTGSSEYVVIKAKSNGCQVFGLTRGQDTRLHHSEKLDKGEVLIVQFTDHTSAIKIRGKAVVMTKHGVMDTED; encoded by the coding sequence ATGGAAGATAACGTGACGGGTAGTAGTGAGTACGTTGTGATTAAAGCAAAAAGCAACGGATGTCAGGTTTTTGGTTTGACAAGAGGTCAGGATACACGCCTGCATCATTCAGAAAAATTGGACAAGGGTGAGGTGCTGATCGTCCAATTTACCGATCATACCTCTGCGATTAAAATTCGTGGCAAGGCTGTTGTGATGACCAAACACGGAGTCATGGATACGGAGGACTAA